The window TTACTCCTGATAGAGAAAGTAAGCATACCAGTGATATAAGAATATTATTTAGATATTTTTTCATGTTTATGTGAATGGATATATTTTATTTTTTTTACTCTGTATTTTTTGTCTATCAATCTTAACATCTCTCAATCCTGAAGATAATATCATCAAAGTTATCATCTGGATGAGCATCGTTACATTTGTATCTACGGCCATTTGGGAGCTCTTCTACTATCATTGCAGCCCCATTTAACCAGGAATGAATTACCCCATCTCCTGTACTCCAAACATTTACAACTTCTAATTCCCCGTTTTTACTTTTGCATATAATCTCAACCTCTTTTGGTGCCGTATTTTCCCATAAACCAATACTTTCTTTAAATAATTTTCCGTTAACTTCAATTCCCTTATCTGTTTTTAAACTTATTCCCTGACACCATTCAGAATTAGTTGATTCAAAAACCACCTTTAATTTTTGACTTTTATTTTCAAGCGGAAATTTATCCCACCTTCTAAGAATTTTTCCCTTATATTCTATAGGATGCCCTTTTGATTTCCTAAATTCATCTTCAAATACTACCATTTAGTCTCACCTCCTAATATCCTGTATATCTGAATGGATCAACTTTGGCATGTTCAATAGGCCATACGAGTTCTAAATTCCATAGATTATGAGGATCAACAATATCTCTCCCTTTAATATGATGTAACTCCAGAGATTCCAATTTCCCTATATTATTAATTCGGTGTGGAGGAAGACCTTTTTTCATTCTTTCAACATTCTCAACACCCCATTTCTTTAGACTATCAGGTTTTAATGCCTCATTCTTCCAGACTCTTGCCCTTACCGCACTCCAGCTTGGGTATTTACCAGCCCTGGTTAGTTTATTAACAGGGTCACCAAGTTTCCAACCTTTCACTCCTAATCGAATAGCCTCATCGCCAGGTAATATTGAGAATGCTGCCATACTAACAGCCAGCGTTGTTTCTCCTAATCCTACTTCTGGACTTCCTAATGCTTTTGAGGCCGTGGGGATACCAGTAGAAATATCCAGCATCTTCTCAAACATTGGTTCGGTAAATCCTTCAAACATCAATCTGGTTTCAGAAGTAAATATCCTATCAGCCAAATCATCACCAATCCAGAATCTTATAAAACCTTCAAACCATCCACTCCACCAATCTGAGACTATATTATTTCTCATCCCTGTAGGATCAATGTACTTGAAAGGGTTATTGTAACAGTAGACATATTTATTGAGATCTTCTGGTTTAAAACTATTCTCAACTGGATCAGGCTGGATAAATCTGCCCAGTGCTGGGTTGTAGTAGCGGGCGCCAAAGTAAAATAAGCCTGTTTCATCCAACTCCTTACCTGTAAATGTTGGTCCCCCTGTAGGTCCGCCACCACCAAAGGGATAATAGAAATACTGCTCGACTACCTTGTCATCTTTATCAGTAATAGCCCTTGCTGAACCTAAGTGGTCATTATGGTAGTAATAGGGTTTTGCTGGACTGCCAAGCGGGTTTTCCTCTAGCTTAACCCATAACTGCCCATTACCATAGACATACGAGGTCTTACTGGTAATAGTTACCTTCTCTGCCGGTGGTGATTCTAACTTCTGGACTACCCGCACTATCTCGTATGCCTTGCCATTGGCAAGTGATGTCTGACTAATTCCTATTCCCTCTTTTCCTCGCTCATCTTCTATCCCTGCCTTTACATAAGAATCTACATGTTGTAGCTCTTTATACTGAAATATAATCAAACCGTCCACATTCAGTATTACCTGAAATGTCTCTTTTTTATCACCTGGCGAGTACAATGGTACATCTTCCCAACTCATTACCCATTTATCACCTAAATCCTTATATGTAATCTTACCACCATCTCCTGGATTCAGGTCTCTAAAAAATGGTGCTATCTCTATTATCAGGGATGCTTAATTTTCAAAGAACAATTCGACCCTATCCTCCCTACTATCCTCCCTAGGAGATGAAGAATCTATAGTATCCTCAAGAATATCCTCAAATGGCACAGGCAATGTCTGTAACACTACTGGTTCTAATATTGGGTCTTTGGTAATAAACCTACCAACATCTGCATCCATATACCTCGCCCGATAGAAATATAAGCCTGATTCAGTATCAAATTCTCTCGAAGTAAAGAGGTATGGATTAGGTATATCACCTATCTTATCTCTAAGAGCACCAAAAGCATCGTAACTATAACTCGCTATAGACTCACCATCTGGATTTGTTAAGTGAACTATACTTCCCAAACTATCTGCATGATAATAGTAACTTTCGCCATCCCTTGTCATACTAATCAAATCATCAATCCCGGGACCATGGACATAGCTGACTACTACATTCCCCTCTTCTACCTCCGCCAGCACATCCTCTCCATCATAAATATATCCTGTCAAAGAACCAAAGACCGCCTTCCCAATTCGTCTGCCAAATGGGTCATAGGTGCCCCCCGATTCCCCCTCTATATACACTCCCCGGATAAACACTCTTCTATCCTTCTGTCTATTTCAACGTCAGAAATGTCATTATAATCTAAGACTTTATCATAGCATCTTTTCAAAATTTCAGCATCCTTTTTATGCTCTAATATTTTACTTGCCACATACAGAGAAAGATATTCCCAAGAATCTTTTTGTGGAAAATTATTTGTGTAATCTAAATGTACAAAGTATTCTGTAATATCACCAAATATTTCTTCAAAAAACTCTTCGGTAATATTTTTAGGCCATACCTTTTCAAGCTCTTGAATATTTTTAATTTTCCCTAGTAAAACATCTTGGCAAATATCTTTTATTTTACATCTTATGCTATCTTGTTTATCCATAACTACCTCTCCCATGGTCTATGTTTCTTTAGCTGAGATTTAGTTTTTCCACTATGATAGTGAAATTTCTGCCAAAACTTATTCACTTCCTTTCCCCATTTATGCCAATCAATACCAAAAACTCTTTTTCCATTTTTATAAAAGTTAAGTCCTCCTCCTCCTGCGTTTTTATATCGCATAAATTTAACTGCCCATTTAGATCCTTTACTCACAAGTCCTAACCCTGGGATAAGCATTAACTCATCCCATGTAGATTCAAGTCCAGGCTCTTCAGGGCATAGTCCAAATGAATCTATCCAATTAAGTGGATCATTGTAGCAGTAGGTGTAAGGATGAAAGTCTTCAGGGGTGTATATCGTATAAGGGACTATAAAATCAGGAGAATCAGGAGATGAAGAATCTATAGTATCCTCAAGAATATCCTCAAATGGTACAGGCAATGTTTGTAACACTACTGGTTCTAACATTGGGTCTTTAGTTATAAACCTCCCCACTTTCGGGTCATAGTATCTTGCGCCGAAGTAATATAAGCCCGTTGCCTCATCATATTCTTTGCCAGTGAAAGTGAAGTTATTTTCAATCTTTCCCTCTGTATTTATCAACTCACCAAAAGGTAAATAATCACTCGACCAAACTATTTCTCCCATACTATCAGTCATCACCCTTGTTGAACCTAAGTAATCATTATGATAATAATATACTTTCTCGGACTGAGCAGGTTTTTTATCTACCCTCGCGACTAATTCATCATTAGCATAAATATAGGAGATAGTTCCTAAAGGCACATACACAGGTTTATCTTCTCCCTTGATAATCTCTACATCATCTATATACCACCCTTCATAGTCGTTATACCACCCATCTACTGTATCAAAATTAAATCTTAGTTTTATCTTCTTACCCGCGTAGTTTGAAATATCAAAGGATTCCTCATGCCAGTCCATAACCGATGGTCCTTCATTACAATCGTTATAAAAAATCCTATTCCACTTCTGACTATCCCAAATCTCTACTTTCATATTGTCATAATTCCCAGAAGGATAAGACTCATGTTGCCATCTTGTCCAGAAATTTAATCTAATCTTATCTTTTATCCCGGATAAATCAATTAATGGTGAAAGAGAAGAACCAGAATTTCTACCACCGGTATTATGGGGGATGTTGAGGTCAGACCGTGAATGTTGAATGTAAAAGGAACTGCTTTCTACATTCAAGGTCTGCCCCCCTACTGCCCCTCTTTCTTTTCTGTTAAAAGTTCTTCTGCTGTTTTATCTTTATTTCGTTCAGACCAAAATACTGTTAAATCTTCTTTTTCTCTAATTAATTCCAATAACTGATTTGATTCATATAAAGTACTGGTAATATCAGTTCCATCCTCAATTTTATCAGCCAATATTTCTTCTAAATCAGAAAGTCCACAAAATATCCAATGAACAACTTCGCCTTTAATATTTTTATATTTCTGTTCTTCTTCTTTACCCAGATTAAGAGCTTTTAAGTAAGCTGTTTCATTGTCTGGTGCTTGAATAATCCGAATTTGCTCATCAAAAGTCCAAGGACCGGAATCCTTTTTACCTACTTTACATTGCATAACTATTTTTGCAACATACCATTTCATAGATTTTCTGGTTTTGGTAAGAGATATGTTTTGTTCTGATGATAAATTGCTTTTTTGATACTTTTTATTCCTAACCACAACAGATTATCTCTCTCCTTTTTATATCTTCTTACTTTTTAGACTTACTATACTTCTTTTGCTTAAGAAGTTTTAAAGTTTTCCTTGCTTTCCAATTACCTTTTTTTGCCAAAGCTTCTATTTCTGCCAGTGTTTTTCCAAGCATTTCACTAGGAAATTCTCTAAGAATACTACCCTTTTTAGCCAGAGAAATTATCTCCTGTGCAGTTTTTGCTCCTTTCCCTGCTTTCCCAACAAGTCCTAACCCTGGGATAAGCATTAACTCATCCCATGTAGATTCAAGTCCAGACTCTTCCGGGCATAGTCCAAACGGGTCTATCCAATTAATTGGGTTATTGTAGCAGTACATATAGGGATGGAGGTCTTGGGGAATATCTATCATCTCTGGGACTATAAAATCAGGAGATGAAGAATCTATAGTATCCTCAAGAATATCCTCAAATGGTACTGGCAATGTCTGTAACACTACTGGTTCTAATATTGGGTCTTTTGTAATAAACCTCCCCACTTTCGGGTCATAGTATCTGGCGCCGAAGTAATATAAGCCCGTTGCCTCATCATATTCTTTGCCAGTGAAAGTGAAGTTATTTTCAAAGAACTCTATCTTTAAGGACTTTTATTAAGGTTTTTCTCTTTAATCAAAGGGGTTAACAAAAGAAGTTGTCAATTTAACCCCTTTGCCTCTGCTTTAGAGAAAACCCCTGCTCAAGGACGACCCGCAACCGGGTGCCCCGTCAACCTCGTCGGGCTAAAAAGTAAAAGCAAAGAGGTCTACTTAAAGTTTACTCATAAAATGTTGGTTCTGTTAATTAAAAATTTTTATTATGAATGATATTTTTTACTTGACAAACCCTTTTCATAGGTGACCCCAAATCCACCTCCCTTTTTCAAAAGGAGTTCAGATAGTTCGCGCTTGACTACAGATAGGTCATAAATGCTTGGGATACCAGGTGAACGGTTTGCTATATGTTCCTCTAAAAATCTAATTGACGCACTAATATTTCCTAACTTTTCATAACTCCGACTAATTCGATATCTACAGTCATTCAACAAGGAACGTGCCCAACGAACACCCTCTCCACAGTCACCATAGGCTATTGCTTCTACCCCTTTCTTAAGCAATTTCTTCCATATCGCTATCGCTTCTTTGTTCTTATTTACCATATCAAGCGATCCAGCATAATCCCATAGGACCAATGGACATTTTGGTGCCAACTTCATTGCTTTCTCACTCAGTTCCAATGATTTTTCGTATTCATATTCTTCGTAGTAAATTGAGCCAAGTCGTGTCACTAACCAATGGTCGTCTGGTGATTTCTTTAATTCTCTGGAAATTAACAAACGTGCTTTTCGCCATTCCTCTCGACTAATGTAGATTTCAATCTTTTTAGCAGTTTCTGAGTTCATTTTTTATCACTTCCTTCTATAAGGTCGATATTTATCACCCTTTTCTCCACCTGGTCTATCTCTCTTTTTGCGACTTATTCCCTTTTCATGTTTGCCTGCGGTGCTGGGTCGAATTTTACTCTTATGTACTTTTATCCCTTTTATAACACCACCCAAGCACATTCCTTCTGCTATTTCCTTAACATCAGCCCAAATCTTTTTTTCTAACTCCGCATCTATTACCCACCACGGTTTCTCTCCGCACAATCCTAACGGATCTATCCAATTAATCGGGTCATTATAACAGTTAGTCACATATAGGGATGGAGGTCTTGGGGAATATCTATCATCTCTGGGACTATAAAATCAGGAGATGAAGAATCTATAGTATCCTCAAGAATATCCTCAAATGGCACAGGCAATGTTTGTAACACTACTGGCTCTAAGATTGGGTCTTTTGTAATAAACCTCCCTACCTTCGGGTCATAGTATCTGGCGCCGAAGTAATATAAGCCCGTTGCCTCATCATATTCTTTGCCAGTGAAAGTGAAGTTATTTTCAAAGAACTCTATCTTTAAGGACTTTTATTAAGGTTTTTCTCTTTAATCAAAGGGGTTAACAAAAGAAGTTGTCAATTTAACCCCTTTGCCTCTGCTTTAGAGAAAACCCCAGCGCAAGGACGACCCGCAAGCGGGTGCCCCGTCAACCTCGTCGGGCTAAAAAGAAAAAGCAAAGAGGTATACTTAAAGTTTACTCATAAAATGCTGGTTCTGTCAACTAAAAAATTTTTATTATGAATGATATTTTTTACTTGACAAACCCTTTTCATAGGTGACCCTAATCTCTTCCTTCCTCCTATAAATCTTCTGAGTACATTATTATTGTATCAATTGATCCTTCCTCTAAATTCCCCATAGACCTCATCAAATGCCAATGTCCCGCTGGTGTAAGTTCACCAATAATACTTAAACAAATATTGGATAAATCTCTTAATCCCTGGGCATCTGCCATAATAGTTATTTCATTTTTATCCTTGTCGTATGTAATTTTAACTTTTCCATTTTCCATAGTTATTTCTATTCCCTTTTTGGAGATTTAGGGTACCAATTTGTTCCATCTGGTGACCATTCTTGGCGTTTTCCATCACGTAAATGTCCTCTATCCCAGTGAGAACCTCCTTTCTTGTGTTTATCTTCAGGATCTTCATGCCAATGATAGTACCAGTCATTATCTCTTTGGTCTTCGTGAAG is drawn from bacterium and contains these coding sequences:
- a CDS encoding RHS repeat-associated core domain-containing protein; protein product: MNVESSSFYIQHSRSDLNIPHNTGGRNSGSSLSPLIDLSGIKDKIRLNFWTRWQHESYPSGNYDNMKVEIWDSQKWNRIFYNDCNEGPSVMDWHEESFDISNYAGKKIKLRFNFDTVDGWYNDYEGWYIDDVEIIKGEDKPVYVPLGTISYIYANDELVARVDKKPAQSEKVYYYHNDYLGSTRVMTDSMGEIVWSSDYLPFGELINTEGKIENNFTFTGKEYDEATGLYYFGARYYDPKVGRFITKDPMLEPVVLQTLPVPFEDILEDTIDSSSPDSPDFIVPYTIYTPEDFHPYTYCYNDPLNWIDSFGLCPEEPGLESTWDELMLIPGLGLVSKGSKWAVKFMRYKNAGGGGLNFYKNGKRVFGIDWHKWGKEVNKFWQKFHYHSGKTKSQLKKHRPWER
- a CDS encoding RHS repeat-associated core domain-containing protein; this translates as MFIRGVYIEGESGGTYDPFGRRIGKAVFGSLTGYIYDGEDVLAEVEEGNVVVSYVHGPGIDDLISMTRDGESYYYHADSLGSIVHLTNPDGESIASYSYDAFGALRDKIGDIPNPYLFTSREFDTESGLYFYRARYMDADVGRFITKDPILEPVVLQTLPVPFEDILEDTIDSSSPREDSREDRVELFFEN
- a CDS encoding DUF4288 domain-containing protein, which gives rise to MVRNKKYQKSNLSSEQNISLTKTRKSMKWYVAKIVMQCKVGKKDSGPWTFDEQIRIIQAPDNETAYLKALNLGKEEEQKYKNIKGEVVHWIFCGLSDLEEILADKIEDGTDITSTLYESNQLLELIREKEDLTVFWSERNKDKTAEELLTEKKEGQ
- a CDS encoding RHS repeat-associated core domain-containing protein; translated protein: MSWEDVPLYSPGDKKETFQVILNVDGLIIFQYKELQHVDSYVKAGIEDERGKEGIGISQTSLANGKAYEIVRVVQKLESPPAEKVTITSKTSYVYGNGQLWVKLEENPLGSPAKPYYYHNDHLGSARAITDKDDKVVEQYFYYPFGGGGPTGGPTFTGKELDETGLFYFGARYYNPALGRFIQPDPVENSFKPEDLNKYVYCYNNPFKYIDPTGMRNNIVSDWWSGWFEGFIRFWIGDDLADRIFTSETRLMFEGFTEPMFEKMLDISTGIPTASKALGSPEVGLGETTLAVSMAAFSILPGDEAIRLGVKGWKLGDPVNKLTRAGKYPSWSAVRARVWKNEALKPDSLKKWGVENVERMKKGLPPHRINNIGKLESLELHHIKGRDIVDPHNLWNLELVWPIEHAKVDPFRYTGY
- a CDS encoding RHS repeat-associated core domain-containing protein; this translates as MEFFENNFTFTGKEYDEATGLYYFGARYYDPKVGRFITKDPILEPVVLQTLPVPFEDILEDTIDSSSPDFIVPEMIDIPQDLHPYMYCYNNPINWIDPFGLCPEESGLESTWDELMLIPGLGLVGKAGKGAKTAQEIISLAKKGSILREFPSEMLGKTLAEIEALAKKGNWKARKTLKLLKQKKYSKSKK